The following coding sequences lie in one Bordetella genomosp. 9 genomic window:
- a CDS encoding DUF6941 family protein gives MNNMGPVVFCLFCDSVRREIGGTMSLVGVYQDQVIAEGFPLRLPRLTAFVSIHDSDGKFADGVQFEIFRTDNEDVIADVYSAPIDPESIDSPLNGRDTPPRGVAVLEMQNLEFQEPMTLRMRLKFSDGTHCLSPTVLRIRQRPSERANTAE, from the coding sequence ATGAATAACATGGGACCGGTCGTATTTTGTTTGTTCTGCGACAGCGTCCGAAGGGAGATAGGCGGGACCATGTCGTTGGTCGGGGTTTACCAAGACCAGGTGATCGCCGAGGGCTTCCCGTTGCGCCTCCCGAGATTGACCGCCTTCGTTTCTATACATGACAGCGACGGGAAGTTCGCAGACGGCGTGCAATTTGAGATCTTCCGGACCGATAACGAAGACGTTATCGCGGACGTCTATAGTGCCCCGATTGATCCCGAGAGCATTGATTCCCCGCTCAACGGGAGGGACACGCCCCCCAGAGGAGTCGCGGTCCTTGAGATGCAGAACCTCGAATTTCAGGAACCGATGACATTGCGGATGCGGCTCAAATTCTCGGACGGCACGCATTGTCTTTCGCCGACAGTCTTGCGTATCCGGCAGCGGCCATCTGAGCGAGCAAACACGGCAGAATAG
- a CDS encoding helix-turn-helix transcriptional regulator, with translation MKSTIRELSESSLTIIPLGFQLTESDGVTTTGWAYCAHKVVFSKGRQSTHSGAGRLIGDVVRRHSENPRRKEALIAARRRLGSELAGKEGAETITSLRLRRGLTQSELAALIDQQQPYVARLERERQDLRGSTLKKLAAALGVSVEQILSLTQPVDE, from the coding sequence ATGAAATCGACCATCCGCGAGTTAAGCGAATCATCGCTGACTATCATTCCCTTGGGATTCCAACTTACTGAGTCCGATGGCGTCACAACCACCGGTTGGGCGTATTGTGCTCACAAGGTTGTTTTTTCCAAGGGGCGCCAAAGCACACACTCCGGCGCTGGCCGCCTAATAGGCGACGTCGTACGACGTCACTCCGAGAACCCCCGCCGGAAGGAAGCTCTCATCGCCGCCAGAAGGCGACTCGGCAGTGAGTTAGCGGGCAAGGAAGGCGCCGAAACCATCACCAGCCTACGCCTGCGGAGGGGGTTAACGCAGTCCGAATTGGCCGCGCTCATTGATCAGCAGCAGCCGTATGTGGCTCGCCTTGAACGAGAGCGCCAGGACCTCAGGGGAAGCACGCTAAAAAAATTGGCGGCCGCGCTGGGGGTTTCTGTCGAGCAGATCCTGTCGTTGACTCAGCCTGTAGATGAATAA
- a CDS encoding LexA family transcriptional regulator produces MSQMAFGAAYGIGNQSMVSQYLLGRRPLNIEAAKKFAEGLNCAIDEFSPTLAARIAEASGRVAMREGKEIDPELDPGLVPVRQVVFKISAGISGFSVEFSEEDAEEPLFLPRNWIERRDLDPSRLYATRVNGNSMSPRILDGDVIVVDTANTSREKDAIVAVNHEGELTVKRLKYEHRRWWLMSDNADQKTYPPVPCGDGTCLLGRVVHLHREL; encoded by the coding sequence ATGAGCCAAATGGCGTTTGGGGCGGCTTACGGCATCGGAAACCAGAGCATGGTTTCCCAATACCTCCTGGGGCGGCGCCCATTGAACATCGAGGCCGCGAAGAAGTTTGCCGAAGGACTGAACTGCGCCATAGATGAATTCAGCCCCACACTGGCAGCTCGGATCGCTGAGGCTTCTGGCAGGGTCGCCATGAGGGAGGGGAAAGAGATTGACCCAGAACTTGACCCTGGATTGGTTCCGGTCCGTCAGGTCGTCTTCAAGATTTCTGCCGGTATCTCCGGCTTCTCGGTGGAATTTTCGGAGGAAGATGCGGAAGAGCCGCTGTTTCTCCCCCGCAATTGGATCGAGCGCCGAGATCTAGACCCCTCCAGGCTCTACGCCACGAGAGTCAACGGCAACAGCATGTCGCCGCGGATCCTCGACGGCGACGTGATCGTCGTTGACACGGCGAACACAAGCCGAGAAAAGGACGCCATTGTGGCCGTTAATCACGAAGGCGAACTGACCGTGAAGCGGCTGAAATATGAGCATCGGCGCTGGTGGCTCATGTCAGACAATGCCGACCAGAAGACCTATCCGCCGGTGCCGTGCGGCGACGGGACTTGTCTATTGGGGCGCGTGGTGCATTTGCATCGGGAGCTATGA
- a CDS encoding transcriptional regulator, protein MKIDQYLESSGLTQAAFAGALGVTQSVVWQWLSGRRPVPVERCADIERVTSGAVSRKDLRPSDWHRIWPELACS, encoded by the coding sequence ATGAAGATAGACCAATACCTAGAGAGTAGTGGGCTTACCCAGGCGGCGTTCGCCGGAGCCCTGGGGGTAACTCAATCGGTCGTTTGGCAATGGCTGAGCGGTAGGCGCCCGGTGCCGGTTGAGCGCTGCGCTGATATTGAGCGTGTGACCAGCGGCGCCGTAAGCCGAAAGGATCTGCGTCCGTCCGATTGGCATCGTATATGGCCAGAACTGGCGTGCTCGTAA
- a CDS encoding phage regulatory CII family protein — MNTTDAAYATVHDYPGGSESLGPRVGISAAVLRNKVNPNNDTHHLTYAEAIRISGLTGDVRMIEAWAALHDRILVPVPQAGTSDMDVLSDTCSLVTQVGEYMKTIHTALSDGRVDQKEISAIRQQAIEAMAKVATLVACLEGMAE, encoded by the coding sequence ATGAACACCACCGACGCAGCCTACGCCACCGTTCACGATTATCCAGGCGGAAGCGAGTCTCTTGGCCCGAGGGTGGGCATCTCCGCGGCCGTGCTGCGGAACAAGGTCAACCCGAACAACGACACGCACCACCTTACCTATGCCGAGGCGATCCGCATATCCGGCCTCACGGGCGACGTGCGAATGATCGAAGCGTGGGCGGCGCTGCATGACCGGATCCTCGTGCCGGTGCCACAAGCTGGCACATCGGACATGGATGTTCTGTCTGATACCTGCTCGCTGGTAACCCAAGTCGGCGAGTACATGAAGACCATCCACACGGCGCTGTCTGATGGCAGGGTAGACCAGAAGGAAATTTCCGCCATTCGCCAGCAGGCTATCGAAGCCATGGCTAAGGTCGCCACGCTCGTCGCCTGCCTGGAAGGGATGGCCGAGTAA
- a CDS encoding Ref family recombination enhancement nuclease has translation MKGRSPSAEQKRFHDLLAREIGCVACRTEGILSTYVSIHHCDGRTKPHAHWFVLPLCGPHHQDQGIAGVVAIHPHKTRFQERYGTQKTLLAWCIEILQDRGFVVPDGALCAAGMLGAPA, from the coding sequence ATGAAAGGCCGTTCCCCGTCCGCAGAACAGAAGCGCTTCCACGACCTGCTTGCGCGCGAGATAGGCTGCGTAGCATGCCGTACAGAAGGCATCCTCAGTACATACGTGTCGATCCACCATTGCGACGGTCGCACGAAGCCGCACGCGCACTGGTTCGTCCTGCCGCTGTGTGGCCCACATCACCAAGATCAAGGCATTGCAGGGGTGGTCGCGATCCACCCGCACAAGACGCGTTTTCAAGAACGGTACGGCACTCAGAAGACGCTCTTGGCGTGGTGCATAGAGATCCTGCAAGACCGTGGGTTTGTCGTGCCCGATGGCGCACTGTGCGCGGCTGGAATGTTGGGGGCGCCCGCATGA
- a CDS encoding helix-turn-helix domain-containing protein, translating to MSIALMTEAWKLQGLSSTQKLVLLSLADNANDQGECYPSLAQICARTCLSERAVRGAIRALEDMGYVKSVSRLGTSTMYHLTTTPAHGAPPAGNAPRQEMPPRGAPDAALPRHDVPPTPARGAPKPSINRQLNHHLTVTKRRVKGGGFDAAQIELPDWLPADAWAKWVKHRREIKKALTEETTKQQIAKLHEWHEQGHRVNEIIDHCVGAGWQGLFLPNNWSRPAGAAQQPKKANAHGNFGSQDYRAGVGADGSF from the coding sequence ATGAGCATCGCCCTGATGACCGAGGCATGGAAGCTTCAGGGCCTATCGAGCACCCAGAAGCTCGTGCTGCTGTCCCTGGCTGACAACGCGAACGACCAGGGCGAGTGCTATCCCTCCCTAGCCCAGATATGCGCGCGCACCTGCCTGTCCGAGCGCGCAGTACGTGGCGCTATCAGAGCGCTGGAGGATATGGGATACGTGAAATCGGTATCCCGGCTTGGCACTTCCACCATGTACCACCTGACGACCACCCCGGCACATGGTGCCCCCCCGGCAGGAAATGCCCCCCGGCAGGAGATGCCGCCCAGGGGGGCACCAGATGCCGCCCTACCCCGGCATGACGTGCCCCCCACCCCGGCACGTGGTGCCCCCAAACCGTCAATTAACCGTCAATTGAACCATCACTTAACCGTCACTAAGAGGCGTGTGAAGGGGGGCGGGTTTGATGCGGCGCAGATCGAGCTGCCGGACTGGTTGCCTGCGGACGCTTGGGCAAAGTGGGTGAAGCACCGACGCGAGATCAAAAAGGCTCTGACGGAGGAAACCACCAAGCAGCAGATCGCCAAGTTGCACGAGTGGCATGAGCAAGGCCACAGGGTTAACGAAATCATCGATCACTGCGTTGGAGCAGGGTGGCAAGGTCTCTTCCTGCCCAACAACTGGAGCAGGCCCGCAGGGGCAGCCCAACAACCGAAGAAGGCGAACGCACATGGAAATTTTGGAAGCCAAGACTACCGAGCCGGGGTTGGTGCGGATGGCTCTTTCTAA
- a CDS encoding ATP-binding protein, producing MEILEAKTTEPGLVRMALSKFVKVPGTCEEHGNYEGIVFRGQGPFCPTCVENQRKEDEAKRKEELYREWAERKAAILLGRAAIPPRFADRRLDNFAPHAEGPAAALAIAKQFVAEFDQCLETGRSLIFCGGVGSGKTHLSVGICHGVIALGRMAVFTSVLTAIRSIKETYRKGSETTEAQAIERLIEPDLLVLDEVGVQFGSETEKMYLFEVINGRYEQLRPTIVISNLAKDALTEYLGERVVDRLREGGGRMVIFDWPSYRRIAR from the coding sequence ATGGAAATTTTGGAAGCCAAGACTACCGAGCCGGGGTTGGTGCGGATGGCTCTTTCTAAGTTCGTCAAAGTTCCTGGCACCTGCGAGGAGCATGGCAACTACGAGGGAATCGTTTTCCGCGGGCAAGGACCGTTCTGCCCCACCTGCGTTGAAAACCAGCGCAAGGAGGACGAGGCGAAGAGGAAGGAAGAGCTCTACCGAGAATGGGCGGAGCGTAAGGCTGCGATCCTGCTCGGTCGCGCCGCTATCCCGCCCCGCTTTGCAGATCGCCGCCTGGACAACTTCGCCCCCCACGCTGAGGGGCCGGCCGCTGCATTGGCGATCGCCAAGCAGTTCGTGGCCGAGTTCGATCAGTGCCTAGAGACCGGCCGCAGCCTGATCTTCTGCGGCGGCGTTGGCTCTGGGAAAACGCATTTGTCCGTAGGAATATGCCACGGCGTTATCGCGCTGGGTCGGATGGCGGTTTTTACTTCCGTGCTGACCGCGATCCGGTCTATCAAGGAAACGTATCGCAAGGGTTCCGAGACGACGGAAGCCCAAGCGATTGAGCGGCTGATCGAGCCCGACTTGCTCGTGCTGGACGAGGTAGGCGTCCAGTTCGGTAGCGAGACCGAAAAAATGTACCTGTTCGAAGTAATCAACGGCCGCTATGAACAACTGCGACCAACCATCGTTATTAGCAATCTCGCCAAGGACGCCTTGACGGAATACCTGGGAGAGCGAGTTGTTGACCGTCTCCGTGAAGGCGGGGGGCGCATGGTGATCTTCGATTGGCCCAGCTACCGGAGAATCGCGCGATGA
- a CDS encoding putative PDDEXK endonuclease, whose translation MDVAMDPLAARGRSSRTKGQNFERLVANMLTEATGATWKRRVRQHGNDSDVVTEDPAFQHVSIECKHADRLCIPAWWRQAQAQAGGKVPMLVYRQTGCPIAVIVDAHYVSPTTWPVRGRSKLTLDWESAMQWLREIARKRVTGDCIVLGE comes from the coding sequence ATGGACGTAGCCATGGACCCCCTGGCCGCGCGTGGCCGGAGTTCCCGCACCAAAGGCCAGAACTTCGAGCGCCTGGTTGCCAACATGCTGACCGAAGCGACCGGCGCCACGTGGAAACGCCGGGTACGTCAGCATGGGAACGACAGCGACGTGGTGACGGAGGACCCGGCATTCCAGCACGTCAGCATCGAGTGCAAGCATGCCGACCGTCTCTGCATCCCGGCGTGGTGGAGGCAGGCCCAGGCCCAGGCCGGGGGCAAGGTTCCGATGCTCGTCTACCGGCAGACAGGCTGCCCGATAGCGGTGATCGTGGACGCTCACTATGTCAGTCCGACGACATGGCCTGTCCGCGGCAGAAGCAAGCTGACGCTCGATTGGGAGTCGGCGATGCAATGGCTGCGGGAGATTGCGCGAAAACGCGTAACGGGCGACTGCATAGTCCTAGGGGAATGA
- a CDS encoding terminase large subunit codes for MSRGERNIAWIESHCRIPEGRFVGKPVKLSAAQKRWLRAIYDTPTRTFILSMARKNAKTATAGFLLLLHLCGPEARPNSQLYSAAQSREQAAILFALAAKVVRMSPDLSQYVVIRDTAKQLFCPELGTLYRALSAEASTAYGLSPVFTVHDELGQVKGPRSELYEALETASAAQESPLSIIISTQAPTDADLLSLLIDDALTGADPRTKVVLHTAPLDADPFDEDTIRLANPHYDEFMNREEVRRQAADAKRMPSREAAYRNLILNQRVEASNPFISRTVWEENGEEPESLEGKAVYGGLDLSSVSDLTALVLVSDDGDVHPTFWLPGEGLAEKARNDRVPYDVWADDELLQTTPGRAIEYEYIAHYLREVFDRYDIRALAFDRYNMRFLKPWLERAGFTEEELEKFVEFGQGFVSMSPAIRELEARLLAKKLKHGKHPVLTMCAANAVAVSDPAGNRKFTKSKASGRIDGMVALAMAVGVMPNETEDDGDFADFIRDPIIV; via the coding sequence TTGAGCCGCGGCGAGCGAAATATCGCCTGGATCGAATCTCACTGCAGGATTCCGGAAGGGCGATTCGTAGGTAAGCCGGTCAAGCTATCGGCCGCGCAAAAGCGCTGGCTCCGCGCGATTTACGACACGCCGACGCGGACTTTCATTCTTTCGATGGCTCGGAAGAATGCCAAGACCGCCACGGCAGGGTTTCTGCTGCTGCTGCACCTGTGCGGACCTGAGGCGAGGCCCAACAGCCAGCTGTACAGCGCTGCGCAGTCCCGGGAACAGGCGGCGATCCTATTCGCGCTGGCGGCAAAAGTGGTGCGCATGTCGCCCGATTTGAGCCAGTACGTGGTCATTCGGGACACCGCAAAGCAGCTTTTTTGCCCTGAGCTTGGCACGTTGTACCGGGCATTGTCGGCAGAAGCCAGCACCGCATACGGGCTTTCGCCTGTGTTTACGGTGCATGACGAGCTGGGCCAGGTGAAAGGCCCTCGATCGGAGCTATACGAAGCGCTGGAAACCGCGTCTGCGGCTCAGGAATCGCCCCTGTCGATCATCATCAGCACGCAGGCCCCCACCGATGCGGACCTGTTGAGCCTGTTGATTGACGACGCGCTGACCGGTGCTGACCCGCGGACAAAGGTGGTGCTGCACACGGCGCCGTTGGACGCGGATCCGTTCGACGAGGACACGATAAGGCTGGCGAACCCGCATTACGACGAGTTCATGAACCGGGAAGAGGTGCGCCGGCAGGCGGCAGACGCCAAGCGGATGCCGAGTCGTGAAGCGGCCTATCGCAACCTGATTCTGAACCAGCGCGTGGAGGCGAGTAACCCCTTTATCTCCCGGACGGTATGGGAGGAAAACGGGGAAGAGCCCGAGAGCCTGGAAGGGAAGGCAGTCTACGGTGGGCTGGATCTGTCCAGCGTGTCGGATCTGACGGCGCTTGTGCTGGTCTCGGACGATGGCGACGTGCATCCCACCTTCTGGCTGCCGGGAGAAGGGCTGGCAGAGAAAGCCAGGAATGACCGGGTGCCGTATGACGTGTGGGCGGACGATGAGTTGTTGCAAACGACGCCGGGCCGCGCGATTGAGTACGAATACATCGCTCACTATCTGCGCGAGGTGTTCGACCGGTACGACATCCGGGCACTCGCCTTCGACCGCTACAACATGCGGTTTCTGAAGCCATGGCTGGAGCGAGCCGGATTCACCGAAGAAGAGCTTGAGAAGTTCGTGGAGTTCGGCCAGGGCTTTGTGTCGATGAGCCCGGCGATTCGTGAACTGGAGGCCAGACTGCTGGCGAAGAAGCTCAAGCACGGGAAGCACCCGGTACTGACGATGTGCGCCGCGAATGCTGTAGCAGTGTCAGACCCAGCCGGAAATCGGAAATTCACGAAATCGAAAGCGTCTGGCCGGATTGACGGGATGGTTGCGCTAGCCATGGCGGTAGGTGTGATGCCAAACGAAACCGAGGACGACGGCGACTTTGCCGACTTTATTAGGGATCCCATCATCGTATGA
- a CDS encoding phage portal protein yields the protein MKTKAKPGRVKAALLNWLGVPISLTDEAFWAQFGVTAAGQQVNEKTVLQLSAVWACSRLVAETISTLPLGLYERTPTGRISADRHPLYNLIHARPSADTTATVFWEAKIASMLLRGNGFSEKKYIRDRLVALEFLVPSRLAISRDANGNPKYRYTEKNGKQRDIPASRIFRIPGFTLDGDWGLSVIEYGASVFGSALAASTAANSTFEKGLAPTVAFTVDRVLKKEQRDDFRKSVEEISGALNAGRSPVLEGGMDAKTIGIKPSDAQLLESRNFSVEEICRWFRVPPHMVGHTANSTSWGTGIEQQMIGFLTFTLRPWLTRIEQAINKDLLSPADQLRYYAEFSVEGLLRADSAGRASYESTMVNNGIMTRDEVRRLENLPPKGGNADVLTVQTALIPIDQLGNAQTVTQE from the coding sequence ATGAAAACCAAGGCAAAGCCCGGCCGAGTGAAGGCCGCGCTATTGAACTGGCTAGGGGTTCCCATCAGTTTGACCGATGAGGCGTTCTGGGCGCAGTTCGGAGTGACTGCGGCGGGGCAGCAAGTCAACGAGAAGACCGTATTGCAGTTGTCGGCCGTCTGGGCGTGCTCCAGACTGGTCGCGGAAACCATATCAACTCTGCCTTTGGGGCTATATGAACGCACGCCGACCGGCCGGATCTCGGCGGATCGGCACCCTCTGTACAACCTGATCCATGCACGGCCAAGTGCGGATACGACGGCTACGGTGTTCTGGGAAGCAAAGATTGCGTCCATGCTGCTGCGTGGGAACGGGTTTTCGGAAAAGAAGTACATCCGGGATCGCCTTGTCGCATTGGAGTTCCTGGTGCCCTCTCGCCTCGCAATCTCCCGCGATGCGAACGGCAATCCGAAGTACCGATATACGGAAAAGAACGGCAAGCAGCGCGATATCCCGGCGAGCCGGATCTTCCGTATTCCTGGGTTCACGTTGGACGGGGATTGGGGCCTGAGCGTCATCGAGTACGGCGCTAGTGTGTTCGGGTCGGCATTGGCGGCGTCTACGGCCGCCAATAGCACATTTGAGAAGGGCCTGGCCCCGACGGTGGCCTTCACGGTTGACCGCGTGCTGAAGAAAGAGCAGCGCGACGATTTCCGCAAGTCAGTCGAAGAAATCAGCGGGGCACTGAACGCGGGGAGGTCGCCTGTGCTTGAGGGCGGCATGGACGCCAAGACGATTGGCATCAAACCAAGCGATGCGCAGTTGCTCGAGTCTCGCAACTTCAGTGTCGAGGAAATCTGCCGCTGGTTCCGAGTTCCCCCGCACATGGTTGGGCATACGGCCAATTCCACGAGCTGGGGGACCGGGATCGAGCAGCAGATGATCGGATTCCTCACGTTCACGCTGCGCCCCTGGCTTACCCGCATCGAGCAGGCGATCAACAAGGATTTGCTATCCCCTGCGGACCAACTGCGCTACTACGCGGAGTTCAGCGTGGAAGGGCTGCTGCGGGCGGATTCGGCCGGTAGGGCCTCGTACGAATCGACCATGGTTAACAACGGGATCATGACCCGCGACGAGGTTCGACGCTTGGAGAACCTGCCCCCGAAGGGCGGCAATGCGGACGTGCTCACCGTTCAGACCGCCCTTATCCCGATCGATCAACTGGGCAACGCCCAAACCGTCACCCAGGAGTAA
- a CDS encoding head maturation protease, ClpP-related, protein MPRNHLPAAPEGRPCAGVRYDLSPKALDRWNPGIKAAAEEDNTISVFDVIGQDYWTGEGVTARRIASALRSMDGKDITVNVNSPGGDMFEGLAIYNLLRQHKGDVTVRVLGVAASAASIIAMAGDRVEIARAGFLMIHNCWVMAVGNRHDFREVADTMEPFDQAMADIYAARTGDTLESIQALMDAETWIGGADAVSQGFADSLLPSDEITQTDQKASAAAVRRMETALRSSGMTRSEAMRLISDFKTSLRDAAGGGGRDATERGLSDSAASEAAALAASLIKSL, encoded by the coding sequence ATGCCACGAAATCACCTTCCGGCAGCGCCGGAGGGGCGCCCCTGCGCGGGTGTCAGATATGACCTGTCTCCCAAGGCGCTGGACCGCTGGAATCCCGGCATCAAGGCAGCCGCCGAGGAAGATAACACGATCAGCGTTTTCGACGTGATTGGGCAGGACTACTGGACCGGCGAAGGTGTCACGGCCCGGCGCATTGCCTCGGCGCTCCGTTCGATGGACGGCAAGGACATCACGGTCAATGTGAATTCGCCGGGTGGCGACATGTTCGAAGGCCTCGCGATCTACAACCTGCTGCGCCAGCATAAGGGCGATGTGACGGTACGCGTCCTCGGTGTGGCAGCTTCGGCAGCTTCGATCATCGCCATGGCTGGCGATCGCGTGGAGATCGCCCGGGCCGGTTTCCTCATGATTCACAACTGCTGGGTGATGGCGGTCGGCAATCGGCACGACTTCCGGGAAGTGGCGGACACGATGGAGCCGTTCGACCAAGCGATGGCCGATATCTACGCAGCCAGAACCGGCGACACATTGGAATCGATACAAGCCTTGATGGACGCGGAGACATGGATCGGCGGCGCTGATGCTGTTTCCCAGGGTTTCGCTGATTCCCTGCTTCCGTCAGACGAGATCACCCAAACCGACCAAAAGGCCAGCGCCGCGGCAGTGCGGCGTATGGAGACCGCCTTGCGCTCCTCGGGAATGACCAGAAGCGAAGCCATGCGGTTGATCAGCGACTTCAAGACCAGCCTGCGTGATGCGGCTGGCGGCGGTGGGCGCGATGCCACCGAACGCGGCCTGAGCGATTCAGCCGCTTCTGAAGCAGCCGCACTCGCGGCATCCCTCATCAAATCCCTATAA
- a CDS encoding phage major capsid protein, whose protein sequence is MSLEKDIETITASLKQVNDQLKANAETAQKEIKAHAQMSEETKAKVDQLLVQQGELQARLQAAEQLVVKLQDGGGDMRPASMGEEFIKAEGFESFATKAAGGMKGSFSVPVKAAITSLDTSAGELIQPTRVGLIQPVQQRLFIRDLLSWGRTGSNSIEYVRETGFTNNANVVSENPTNPKPESDITFELDTDPVATIAHWVRASRQVLSDAAMLASYIDGRLRYGLKLKEEAQLLKGSGVGLNLNGIYTQASAYANPGVTVQAETAIDRLRLALLQVTLAEFDADGIVLSPIDWAAIELTKTTDNAYLFATPTGLATPGLWGRPVVPTQAMTAGEFLVGAFQQGAQGWDREDVSVTVSTEDRDNFVKNMVTILCEERVGLSVYRPESFVKGDFAGLAASA, encoded by the coding sequence ATGTCCCTGGAAAAGGATATCGAAACCATCACCGCCAGTTTGAAGCAGGTCAACGACCAACTGAAAGCCAATGCGGAAACCGCACAGAAGGAGATCAAGGCGCATGCCCAGATGTCCGAAGAAACCAAGGCGAAGGTGGACCAACTGCTGGTTCAGCAAGGCGAGCTGCAGGCGCGTCTGCAAGCTGCCGAACAGCTGGTTGTGAAGCTGCAAGACGGCGGCGGCGACATGCGGCCGGCCTCGATGGGCGAAGAGTTTATCAAGGCCGAAGGCTTCGAGTCGTTCGCGACTAAGGCCGCCGGTGGCATGAAGGGCAGCTTCTCCGTGCCGGTCAAGGCGGCCATCACCAGCCTGGACACGTCTGCCGGCGAACTGATCCAACCCACCCGCGTCGGGCTGATTCAGCCTGTCCAGCAACGTCTGTTCATCCGTGACCTTCTGTCGTGGGGCCGCACCGGCTCGAACAGCATCGAGTACGTGCGCGAAACCGGCTTCACGAACAACGCCAACGTCGTGTCGGAGAACCCGACAAATCCGAAGCCGGAATCAGACATCACGTTCGAACTGGACACGGATCCGGTGGCGACCATCGCCCATTGGGTACGCGCCTCGCGCCAGGTTCTTTCCGACGCGGCCATGCTGGCAAGCTACATCGACGGGCGCTTGCGCTACGGCCTGAAGCTGAAGGAAGAGGCGCAGCTACTCAAGGGCTCGGGCGTCGGATTGAACCTGAACGGCATCTACACCCAGGCATCGGCCTATGCCAACCCAGGAGTGACTGTCCAAGCAGAAACCGCTATTGACCGCCTGCGCCTGGCGTTGCTGCAAGTGACGCTGGCCGAGTTCGATGCGGATGGCATCGTTCTCAGCCCTATTGATTGGGCAGCTATCGAACTGACCAAGACCACGGATAACGCGTACCTGTTCGCCACGCCTACCGGTCTGGCTACTCCTGGCTTGTGGGGCCGTCCGGTTGTGCCAACCCAGGCCATGACTGCGGGTGAGTTCTTGGTCGGTGCGTTCCAGCAGGGCGCCCAGGGTTGGGATCGTGAGGATGTGTCGGTGACGGTTTCTACCGAAGACCGGGACAACTTCGTGAAGAACATGGTCACGATCCTGTGCGAAGAGCGCGTGGGCCTGTCTGTCTACCGCCCGGAGTCATTCGTGAAGGGCGACTTCGCCGGGCTGGCGGCCTCGGCATAA
- a CDS encoding head-tail connector protein, whose translation MSVIDLQSAKQFLDVIHNADDAKLQMLLDGAEREALDFMNRKEFGMDECSSETSAELDAMPDSVRLGVLLLLQAAYQATPDDAKKLRIAAEVKLMPYRCFMGV comes from the coding sequence ATGAGCGTCATTGACCTACAGTCGGCCAAGCAGTTTCTAGACGTCATCCATAACGCGGACGATGCCAAGCTACAGATGCTGCTCGATGGTGCAGAGCGCGAGGCGCTGGACTTCATGAACCGAAAAGAGTTCGGCATGGATGAATGCAGCAGCGAAACGTCTGCCGAGCTTGATGCCATGCCGGATAGCGTGCGGCTTGGCGTGCTGCTTTTACTTCAGGCAGCGTATCAGGCCACGCCGGATGATGCTAAAAAGCTCCGCATAGCGGCTGAGGTCAAACTTATGCCGTACCGTTGCTTCATGGGGGTCTGA
- a CDS encoding head-tail adaptor protein, with the protein MLSHRLRHRIALQEQVKVQDPDTGAVKLTWKNARIDPDTELSSVPAEVLTGPGREWVGSGTINAETSARINLRWFPGLKSSWRILWDGRIYNIQSIETDATGRQEWRLRCVDGPSEGL; encoded by the coding sequence ATGCTTTCCCACCGACTCCGCCACCGCATTGCGCTTCAAGAGCAGGTCAAGGTCCAAGACCCGGACACAGGCGCAGTTAAGCTGACCTGGAAGAACGCCAGAATCGACCCCGACACGGAGCTTTCCAGTGTCCCGGCCGAAGTCCTGACCGGCCCCGGGCGGGAATGGGTGGGATCAGGCACGATCAACGCGGAAACGTCCGCGCGTATCAATCTTCGGTGGTTCCCCGGCCTCAAATCGTCGTGGCGGATCCTCTGGGACGGCCGAATCTACAACATCCAGTCCATCGAAACGGACGCAACGGGGCGCCAAGAGTGGCGTTTACGTTGTGTAGACGGGCCAAGCGAGGGGCTATGA